The sequence below is a genomic window from Natrinema salifodinae.
CGTCGGTAACACGACGGCGAACACCGACTCCGTGCCGCCGGTGAGCTGCACGGAGAGGGCGTTCGTGTGCTCGCGCGTCCGTTCCGCGAAGCGACAGATCGATTCGAGGGCGCGGATCGGCGTTCCGTCGACTCCGTCCTCGCCGGGTCGGCTGCGCTCGCTCGCGTCCCCGTCGTCCGCACGCCGACCCGCGTCCTCACACTCGCTCGCGAGTTCGTCGGCACGACTGCCGAGCGTGCCGGCTAGGCGGGCGAGGAACGGCGCCGGATCGGAGGGGCTGACGCCGTCGCCCTCGGTCCGGGACTCGACGCGGCTGCGGAACTCCTGGACGCCGTCGATGCGGTCGGTGAGGCGGTCGGGCGTGCCGAACAGCCGGGAGATGATCAGCTGGTTGACCGAGACGACGATCGGGATGAACGAGAACAGTCCCGCGATCATCGTGCTGAACATCGTCGTGACGAACCGGCTCTCCCGGACGCCGATGACGTCGCTGACGCCGAGGACGAGCGCGAGGGCGAACACGCCGGCGACGAATCCGCCGACGATCACCCGCCGATCGCCCTCGAGCAGGACCCACCGCCAGCCGCGGCGACGCGACGGGGTATCGGCGAGGTAGCGTGCGGTGATTCGGCCGCCGGCCCAGACGATGCGAGCGCCGACGACCGCTGCGGCGACCAGCAGCCGGAGGACGTATCCGACGATCGAGAGCCCGATCGAGGACTCGGTATCGGCCTTCGTATCGGTCTCCGCGGCGGTATCGTCGCGGTCGCTGGTACCGTCACCGTCGCGGTCGCGGTCCTCGGTCGAGCGGCGATCGACGGTCTCCGCGCCGTCGACGCGCTCGGGCGATTCCGGATCGTCGCGGTCCGTTCGATCGTCGGTCATGTGCAGGTAGAGATCGGGGCGTCGTCGGGACGGCTCAGAGGCCGTCGGAGACGGCCCCGAGGAGTCGAATGGCGGCCAGCAACAGCGCCGTCAGCAGGGCGAGCCGGCGGAGGATCGCGCCCCGCGTCGTCCTGATTCGGGCGCGGTCCGGTGGGTGAAACCCCACGGTCCACAGCGTCGCGATCGCGCCGACGTTGATCGCGATGAGGTTGACCGCGACGACGACGAGCGAGCCGAGCACCGCCGCGGGTTCCTGCCAGGCGACGCCGACGCCGACGACGCCGATCGGGGGCATGATCGCGGCCGCGATCATCACGCCGATGAGGTCCGTGATGCCGGTCGTCGCCATCCCGAGGCCGCCGGCGATGCCGGAACAGACCGCGACGGTCACGAGCAGCGACGGCGGGAGGCCGTGGCTGCCCAGGCCGAGACTGGCCTCGAGGTCGACCGCGGCCGTGACGACCGTCGACGTCCGCGCGAACGTCGCGAACGCGAGGGCGCTGGTCATCGCCACGCCGATGCCGACGAGTTGGAGTTTGACGCCGCGGACGAACAGCCGGCGCTCGTCGAGGACGGTTGCAACGCTCGAGGCCATCGCCGGGCCCAGCAGCGGCGCGATCACCATCGCGCCGACCAGAACTGCCAGCGAGTCCAGCAGGACGCCCGTGGTGGCGACGACGCCGCTGATCGCCGTCATCGCGGCGAAGATGACCAGCGAGGGCAACTGCGAGCGAGCCTTCGACCGGAGTTCGCTCCGGGAGATGCGCTCGAACGAGAGCCACTCGCCGCGCCGGGCGGGCGAGTCGTCCCACCCGCTGCCGACGATCGCCATCGGCTCCTCGACGACGATGGCGACGTCGCCGGCGACCGACGCCAGGTCGTCCTCCAGGGTCTCGATCGCGTGGGCGGGCACGGGGACGGTGATCGTTCGGTGCTCGCCGTCGGTGTGATCCGTGAGGCTGTACTCGAGATCGTAGCGCTCGAGGACGGTCCTGACCTCGTCGGTACTCGCCTGCGAGGCGGCAAGCACCGTCAGGAGTCGCATATTCGTGGCGTTCGAGGTGCGAGCCGAGCGGTGCCCGTCGCGATCGATCACAGTAACGTGAGCGCATCGGTATCGGGGGTCGGATCGTCGGGAAAGGTTCGGGCGAGCAGCGAGCGGACCGTCTCCCGGACCGCCGCGAGCCGGTCGTCACAAGTGCCGCGACAGGAGCCGCCGCAGCGCCCGATCGGCCCGTCCGGACCCGCGACGTACTGCAGTCGGCCGTGACACTCCGGACAGCGCGGTTCGACGTGGGCGGTCATCCACGCCACGTCGAACCCGTTGCCGGCGAGTCGGTCGCCCAGCGCGTACCAGACGACGACGTCGCACTCCTCGCGGCCCGACGCCGCCCGTTTGAGGCGGTCGATCGCGAGCGCGGCGCTTCGGTAGAGGTCGTCGTTCGGGTCCGCGTGGCGGCGGTGACACCGCCGGAAGTACGTCACGAGTGCGCGCCGCGAGGAGCGGCGCTTCCCCGTTGTGAGCGGGGCGTCGCGGGTAGCGTTCGGCGAGAGATCGTCGGACTGCGGCACCCGCTCGGGGCGGCCGCGGTCGTCGTAGTGGACCTCTCGCGAGAGAGATGCACCGCTGGTCGGACAGAACGCGTGTTCACCGATCATCTGTTGAGGGCCGATCGAACCGTCGGTGCGGTCCGACCGGGTACCCCGGGGATAGCGGCGCCAGAGGCATAAACTGACATAGTGTTGAAACCTTCTAGAATAAAAATTCGGACCCCTAGACCGTTCTAGACGTATGTTTCTATTATTTTGTTCGATAATATTATGGATCTCCCAGTCTTATCAGTAAGCAGTTCCTACGGCGGCTGCACCATGTCACGTGGTGAGCTTTCGCTCGTCGATTCGACCGATCGGCCGTGGTACTGGTACGTCTTAATCGGCTATCCCGTCCTGAGTCTGCTCGGGATCGTCGCGCTCGCCCGCCTCACCGGCGGCGGCTCGGTCCTGGCCTCGGGCCTCGGGAGCGTCGCCCTCCTGATCGTCGTCACCGCTTCCGGCGCCGTCACGCTGCCCGCGCTCTGGCGCGACGTCGAGTTCGTCGCGACCGAGACCGACGCCTGGTCGCCCGACCGGCAGCTCTACGTCGGGGCGGCGATCGCCGCGCCCCTGCTGCTCGGCGTCCTCTCCGGTCTGGCGGCCGGGTTCGGCATCGCGCTGGCGATCGCGATCGTCGCGTTCCTCCTCTCGACGGTGACGGTCTGCGTCGCCTACCTGTACAACCGTCACCGCACGATCGGGTTGCTGGCTCGCTGAGATCGGTCGATCGCGCTCGCGGCCGCGGCGGAACCCGCCCGCTCCCGGCCCGCGCGCATTCGTCCGGTCACCGGTACTCTCAGTGTACATCCTCTAGGTTTCGTCCATTTTTATAGGGCTCAATCTATTGGTTATTTCTGTTGGACGGCCCGGACGACGCGCCCCGGCGCGGATGACATCCTGGCCCGACAGCGCAGCCGTTGGTATCCGCTCCGCGCGATTCTCCGACGCTCCGCTCGATTCGAATCCCGAACTTCGCCACTGATGCTCCCAGCAATACCCATCCCCACTGACGTGTCCGGCCTCGCGCTTGCCCAGGGACGACCGTTCGTCGCGCCGGCGCTGGCGGTGATCGAACACGGACAGTTCCGGTGGGCGTCGGTCGCCGGACGGCCGATCGGCACCGCAGTCGCGTTCGGCGCCCCCGTCCCGGACGCCAACGGGGGCGGCCTTGACCTCGCAGCCAGGCTGGTCGGACTGCTCGGTGCGTTCTTGCTCCGCCTGCTCGAGGCCGCGGTCATCGCGTTCGAGATGGCCTGGGAGACCTGGTGGGCGCTCGTGCTCGGCTTTACGATCACCGGCGCTGTCCAGGAGTTCGTCGCCGAGGACCGGCTCACCGACTTCCTCGGCGACGACGGCTGGCGGGAGGTCGGCTACGGTGCCCTCTTCGGCGCCTCCTCATCGAGTTGCTCGTTCTCCGCAGTGGCGACGACCCGGTCGCTGTTCACCAAGGGCGCGTCGGCCGCGGCCAGCCTGGGCGCGTTCCAGTTCGCGAGCACGGACCTGGTGCTCGAACTCGCGCTCGTGGTCCTCCTCCTGCTCGGCTGGCAGTTCGCCGTCGCGGAGATTTTCGGCGGTCTTGTCGCCATCGCCGTCCTGGCGGTGATCTACCGCCGGTTCGTCCCCCGGCCGTGGGTCGACCGGGCGCGAGAGCACGCGCAGGCGCTCGATGAGACCGAGTGTGCGACCTGCGGGATGGCCGCGGACCCAACCGACGAAGAGACGATCGACGCGACGTTCGACGGCGAGCGGCGGTACTTCTGCTGTTCCGGCTGCCGCAACGCGTACGATCCGGCGACCGATCGCGAGGCCGTCACCGCCGGCCCCGAACTCCTCTCGGGCGATCGCTGGCGGTCGGCGATCGCGAACGCGATCCGCGAGTGGGACATGCTCTGGCGGGACATCGCGATCGGCTTCGTCATCGCCGGTCTGCTGGCCGCGCTCGTCCCGACCGCCTGGTGGACCGCCGTCTTCGGCGTCGGCGCCGAGGGCAGTCTCACCCGCCTGGTCTCGAACGTCGTTCTCGGCGCCGTCGTCGGCGTCCTGACGTTCCTCTGTTCGGTGGGAAACGTCCCCTTCGCGGTCGTCCTCTGGCAGAACGGCGTCTCGTTCGGCGGCGTCCTCGCGTTCATCTTCGCGGACCTGCTGATCCTGCCGCTGGTCCGCACCTACCGGCGGTACTACGGGACCCGCATGGCCGCCGTGATCTCCGTCGCGTTCTTCCTCGCGGCGACGACGGCCGGGCTCGCCGTCGAACTCGTCTTCACTGCCCTGGGCCTCGTGCCGCCCGCGGGCGCGGTTGGCGGCACGGTCTCCGGGACCTACACCGCCCTGTTCAACGTCGTCGCCCTCCCGATCTTCGCGGGCCAGGTCTACGTGGCCCTCGACCCCCACCAGCGCGCCCGCATCGGGAAGCGACTCGCGCCCCACGTCGCCGGCGTCCTCATCCGTACCCACCAGCTCCTCGAGCGGCTCGCCTACGCGCTCGAGGACCGCGGACTGAAGTGAATCCGGCCGATCGACCGCCGACTCCGCCCCTGCACTCCCCGCCCGGTTCCAGCACCTCCCATCACCCATGACACCACCGCTAGTCACTTCCGCGACCGACCGGCTCGATCCGGTCCGGCTCGTCTGCCTCGTCGCCCTCGTGGCGAGTCACGGCCTGGTTCGCCTGGCCGAACGCTACCTCCCCGCGTTCGTGACCGCGCTGGGCCACGGACCGCTCGTCGTCGGCGCGCTGGTGACGCTCGGCCTGGGCGTCGCCGCGGCGGGGGCCGAGTACACGACCGACGCGATCGACGAGGGCGCGACGACCGATCGCGAACGGACAGCGATCGCGGTACTGGCGGCGCTGCTCGGGGCCGTCGGCCTGCTCGCCTGGGCGGGCGCGCCGACGCTCGATACGCTGCTGGGGACGCCGCTGACGTCGCTGGGCTGGCTCGCGGTCGGCGCCGTCGTCCTCCAAACGTGGCACGTCGCCGGGCCCGTCCGCCACCTGTGGCCGGTCGATATCCGGATCGCGTCATCGCCCGCGAGCGCGGCCGATGAACCCGACGGCAACCAGGCGGGCGCGGACGATGGGGACCGGGAGCGAACGCCGCGGCGAGCCCGCGCGCCCGACCGGCGAATGCGGATCGTCGTCGGCGCGCTCGGAATCGCCGCCGCGGCGGTGGTCGCGACCGCGGCCGTCGCTAGCGCCGACGGGGTCCGCGCCGGGTTCGCGCTCGTCGCCGCGACGGGAGCCGCGGTCGCAGTCGTCGGCGCGGTGACGCTCGGCACCGTCGGCGACCGATCGACGCTCTCGGTTGGCCGCCTGGCGACGGCGAGCGGCGACCGGAAGGGCGCGGGAAGCGACGCCGACGCCCCGCTGACGGTCGTCCGGCGCGCCGTCTCGCGGCTGCCCGACCGCCGGCGGTGGGCCGTCGTCGGCGACGCGCTCGTCCGCGTCGCGATCGCGGGCGCCTGGCCGTACCTGATCCTCTTGGTCGTCGACTACCGGCCGCTCGCCCGCTCGGTCGGCGGACTCTCGTTGGGCCCGGCCGCCGTCTTCGGGCTGTTCGTACTCGCGGAGGCGGTGGGGGCGATCGCCGGCGCGATCGCCGCGCCGGCGCTTGCCGCGCGCGTCGATCGGCGTGCGCTGCTGATCGCCGGGCTCGCGGGTCTCTCGCTGGTGCCGCTGGCGCTCGCGGCGGCGCCGGCCAGCGTCGGGGTCGTCGCCGTCCTGTTCGCCCTCGCGGGCTGTCGTAGCGCGATCGAACCGCTCCGGCCGACCGTCGGCGCCGGCGTCCGCGCCGCGCCGGTTCCCGGACCGCGGCTCCCCGACGCCGTCCGAACCGGGGTTCGCCTCGCCGTCGTTCCCGCGCCGCTGGTTGGCGGGCTCCTGTACGCGATCGACCCCCTCGTGGCTTTCACCGTCGCGACGACGGTCGGCCTGCTCGGCGTCCGCGAGCTTGGTCGCGCGTTCACGTTCGACCGCCGATGAGGCGCTCCTCGACGCCGCGGCGTGCGATCCGGAGCGTCGGAACCGTACTCGCGGGTCGCTCGGGCGTCGACCACCGGCGGCTCGGTCGCTGGCACCTCGCGTTCGCGCTGGCGATGGGTCTCTGGGGCGGGCTCGACGCCCTCCTCCTCCGGACGGCGCTGCTCACGCCGCGCCTGGCCCGGTGGCCGGCCGAGACCTACAACGCCTTCTTCACCACCCACGGGCTGACGATGCTGTTCCTGTTCGCGCTGCCGGCGATCTGGGGGTTCGCGTACGCCGCAGTCCCGCCGCTGATCGCGGCCGACGGCGTCGCGTCGCCGACGCTCGGCGCGCTGGCGTTCTGGCTGCAGATCCCCGCCGCGCTGTCGCTGCGTGCGGGCGCCGTCGGCGGCGTCCTCGGCGTGGCGGGATTCGAACCGGTCGCGATCGGGTGGACGCTGTACCCCCCGCTGAGCGTCCGGTCGCCGAACCCCGCGATCGACGCCGTGCTCGTCGGCCTCCTGCTGGTCGCCGTCGGAACGGCGCTGACGGCGGCGAACCTCGTCGTCACGATCCGGCGGAATCGCGAGGTTCGGTGGCTCGACGTCGACACCTTCACCTGGACGGTGGTGACGGCCGCGGCGATGGCGGTCGTCGCCTTCCCCGTCCTGGCCGCCGCCGTCGCGCTGTTGCTCGCCGATCGGGCGCTCGAGACCGTGCTGATCGGCGACGGCGGCCTACTCGGCTGGCAGCACCTGTTCTGGTTCTTCGCCCACCCGCTGGTGTACGTGCTCGTGTTACCCCCGATGGGGATCGTCAGCCATGTCCTCCCACGGTTCGCCGGCCGCCGGCTGTTCGGTCGGCGCTCGTCGGTCTACTCGACGCTCGCGATCGGCGTCGTCTCCTTCACCGTCTGGGCCCACCACATGTTCGTGACGGGTATGAGCCCCGCCGTGCGAACGGTCTTCATGCTCACCACGCTGGCGGTGGCCCTCCCGAGTTCGGCGAAACTCTGCACCTGGCTCGTCACGCTGTGGGGCGGTTCGATCCGCTATACCGCTCCGATGCTCGCCGCCCTCGCCGCGGTCGGCTTCTTCGTCGTCGGCGGCGTCACCGGCGTCTTCCTCGCCGCGCCGCCGATCAACATTCGCTACACCGGGACCTACTACGTCGTCGCGCACTTCCACCTGCTGCTGGCCGGCTTCGTCGGCCTGGCGCTCCTCGCCGGCGCCTACTACTGGTACCCCCTGCTGACCGGCCGCCGGCTCGAGCCGGGCCTGGCCCGCCTGCACGTCTGGCTCACCGTCGTCGGGATCGCCGTGACGTTCGGCGCGCTCCTGCTCGTCGGCCTCGCGGCGTTACCCCGGCGCGTCGCGACCTATCCGGCGAGGTACGCGCCGCTGCACCAGCTCGCGACCGTCGGGACCTACGTCATCGTGGCCGGCCAGGCGGCCTTCCTCTGGAACCTCGGTCGATCGGTCCGGACGGGCGAGCCGGCGTCGGCGGATCCGTGGGATCTCGAGGGCGGCCCGTCGCACACGCGCGAGTGGCGGCGTCGATAGCGCCGTCTCCGAGTCTCTCGATAGGCGTCGCCGATAGCGCCGTCACCGGGTCTCTCGATAGCTTCGCCCCGGGTTCGCTCCCGCTCGCTCTCACTGATTCCCGCCGCCGAATCGACCGCCGAGCAGTCGCATCGCTCTCCGACGACCGCACCGTCGTGCGGCCCGACAACCGTCCTAGCCGACCCAGCACACAGTCCACCCATGGCAACCACCGCAAGCACCGACGTCGCACTGATGCTCCTGCAACTGATCGCGCTGACGATTCCGCCGGCCGTCGTCCTGGTCGAGCAACTGCGCCGCTCCGAGAACCTCGAGTGGCGGCTCCGCAAGCTGAGCTTCGGGCTCGTGATCGCGAGCGTCGCGCTGTTGCTCGCGGCCGCGGTCGCCGTCCTCGGGTACTTCGTCGCGAGCGTCGCGCTGCCGACCGCCGTCTCCGCCGGGCTGTTACTCGTCATCGCCGGCCTGGGTCCCCTCGGCGCGTTCCTCGCGATTCTCTACCGAGAACACCGGCTGGAACACGGTCCCTGACCGGACCCCCGCGGCCCCGCTTCCCGCCGCGGCGTCGCTCCACGCTACGTCCGGATCGGCCGGATCGCGGGTTCGAGTCCCGCGCGTAGCCTCGGCGGCTTCGCCGCCGATGACGAACCGATGTCCGATTACACACCGACAGACCGAGACTGCGACGACAGCGAGGAATCGAGCCCCGATGACGGCGCCGGCGATACCGGCGCCGACGGCAGCGACGGCAGCGATGGCGCGGATCCGCGACCGCTGACGAACCTGACCGGCTTCAAGCGAGATCAGCTGTTCGTCATCCGGATGCTCGCGGACCGCAACCCCCACGGCCTGGTGATCAAGGATAAAC
It includes:
- a CDS encoding TIGR00341 family protein, encoding MRLLTVLAASQASTDEVRTVLERYDLEYSLTDHTDGEHRTITVPVPAHAIETLEDDLASVAGDVAIVVEEPMAIVGSGWDDSPARRGEWLSFERISRSELRSKARSQLPSLVIFAAMTAISGVVATTGVLLDSLAVLVGAMVIAPLLGPAMASSVATVLDERRLFVRGVKLQLVGIGVAMTSALAFATFARTSTVVTAAVDLEASLGLGSHGLPPSLLVTVAVCSGIAGGLGMATTGITDLIGVMIAAAIMPPIGVVGVGVAWQEPAAVLGSLVVVAVNLIAINVGAIATLWTVGFHPPDRARIRTTRGAILRRLALLTALLLAAIRLLGAVSDGL
- a CDS encoding cytochrome c oxidase subunit I, translating into MRRSSTPRRAIRSVGTVLAGRSGVDHRRLGRWHLAFALAMGLWGGLDALLLRTALLTPRLARWPAETYNAFFTTHGLTMLFLFALPAIWGFAYAAVPPLIAADGVASPTLGALAFWLQIPAALSLRAGAVGGVLGVAGFEPVAIGWTLYPPLSVRSPNPAIDAVLVGLLLVAVGTALTAANLVVTIRRNREVRWLDVDTFTWTVVTAAAMAVVAFPVLAAAVALLLADRALETVLIGDGGLLGWQHLFWFFAHPLVYVLVLPPMGIVSHVLPRFAGRRLFGRRSSVYSTLAIGVVSFTVWAHHMFVTGMSPAVRTVFMLTTLAVALPSSAKLCTWLVTLWGGSIRYTAPMLAALAAVGFFVVGGVTGVFLAAPPINIRYTGTYYVVAHFHLLLAGFVGLALLAGAYYWYPLLTGRRLEPGLARLHVWLTVVGIAVTFGALLLVGLAALPRRVATYPARYAPLHQLATVGTYVIVAGQAAFLWNLGRSVRTGEPASADPWDLEGGPSHTREWRRR
- a CDS encoding helix-turn-helix transcriptional regulator translates to MSDYTPTDRDCDDSEESSPDDGAGDTGADGSDGSDGADPRPLTNLTGFKRDQLFVIRMLADRNPHGLVIKDKLDCYYDEEINQGRLYQNLGELIEEGYVEKRPLDGRTNAYRPSTRANELLEAHHEWERRCLFCEHH
- a CDS encoding permease, which encodes MLPAIPIPTDVSGLALAQGRPFVAPALAVIEHGQFRWASVAGRPIGTAVAFGAPVPDANGGGLDLAARLVGLLGAFLLRLLEAAVIAFEMAWETWWALVLGFTITGAVQEFVAEDRLTDFLGDDGWREVGYGALFGASSSSCSFSAVATTRSLFTKGASAAASLGAFQFASTDLVLELALVVLLLLGWQFAVAEIFGGLVAIAVLAVIYRRFVPRPWVDRAREHAQALDETECATCGMAADPTDEETIDATFDGERRYFCCSGCRNAYDPATDREAVTAGPELLSGDRWRSAIANAIREWDMLWRDIAIGFVIAGLLAALVPTAWWTAVFGVGAEGSLTRLVSNVVLGAVVGVLTFLCSVGNVPFAVVLWQNGVSFGGVLAFIFADLLILPLVRTYRRYYGTRMAAVISVAFFLAATTAGLAVELVFTALGLVPPAGAVGGTVSGTYTALFNVVALPIFAGQVYVALDPHQRARIGKRLAPHVAGVLIRTHQLLERLAYALEDRGLK